In Kaistella faecalis, a genomic segment contains:
- a CDS encoding O-antigen polymerase: MMIIFNILMLLLAGWLLQRRLKVYDYVLNHLTLFSFIWLFIIIGVQLAYPGKVDDSSVILYYGCFFTYLFGSSILKMPKYEVAKQRYYNFNTLNVIVFLLLILGLIANYDLLNKVVFNFSSLEAWVSMRTKQEFEEVDESNIFKALFQRSYLIYIPLALFCVKNKKMSKIIFVGLIVAGIMISSLRFTRAPFLQLLIMLLISYVYIYRIMIPVRTIVISVLVTIGVFAASQLLLLGDNASLNDVTEEINLYLFGGLYVFQDITDGKYLDSNSYDIGYYTFDAFNYILKKIGLIDTYPSYVREWSDRLTTNTYSFLDAFALDFGIIGALLGSMIIGLFSDYCYRLVKQNYNNLFNIIFYGYICYFNVFVFANNEFIRFPVLLTVVILLIINFFTKKITYE; this comes from the coding sequence ATGATGATTATCTTTAACATATTGATGCTTTTACTTGCAGGATGGCTTCTTCAGAGAAGATTGAAGGTTTATGACTATGTGTTGAACCACCTCACTTTATTTAGTTTTATATGGTTATTTATCATTATAGGTGTACAGTTGGCATATCCCGGTAAAGTTGATGACAGTTCCGTTATACTGTATTATGGATGTTTTTTCACCTATCTGTTCGGTTCATCCATATTAAAAATGCCAAAGTATGAAGTCGCAAAGCAACGGTATTACAATTTCAACACGCTAAATGTTATTGTTTTTTTACTGCTAATTCTTGGGCTTATTGCGAATTATGACTTGCTGAATAAGGTAGTCTTTAATTTCAGTTCACTGGAGGCATGGGTCTCTATGCGTACCAAACAGGAATTTGAAGAAGTAGATGAAAGTAACATCTTCAAAGCCTTGTTTCAGAGATCGTATCTCATTTATATACCGCTCGCTCTGTTTTGTGTGAAAAATAAGAAAATGAGTAAAATTATATTTGTCGGACTTATTGTAGCGGGCATTATGATTTCCTCGCTTCGTTTTACCAGAGCACCTTTTCTCCAGCTTCTTATCATGCTCCTTATTTCCTATGTTTATATTTACCGCATTATGATTCCAGTTAGGACAATTGTGATATCGGTGTTAGTGACCATAGGAGTTTTCGCGGCCTCACAGCTTTTGCTGTTAGGCGACAACGCTTCCCTGAATGATGTAACAGAGGAAATCAATCTTTATCTTTTTGGCGGCCTGTACGTCTTTCAGGATATCACGGATGGAAAGTATCTCGACAGTAATTCTTACGACATAGGTTATTACACCTTCGACGCATTTAATTATATTTTAAAAAAAATTGGGCTCATTGATACGTATCCGTCTTACGTCCGGGAATGGTCCGACAGGCTTACCACAAACACTTATTCTTTTTTAGATGCTTTTGCTTTGGATTTTGGTATTATTGGTGCATTATTAGGATCGATGATCATCGGTTTGTTCTCAGACTACTGTTACAGATTGGTAAAACAGAATTACAATAATCTTTTCAACATTATTTTTTACGGATATATCTGTTATTTCAATGTGTTTGTATTTGCAAATAATGAATTTATACGCTTTCCGGTATTGCTCACTGTCGTCATTTTATTAATCATCAATTTTTTCACAAAAAAAATTACTTATGAATAA
- a CDS encoding glycosyltransferase: MNNNPAVRIVILNYNESSYTIDLVKQLEKQTYPSLEVVVVDNASRTQEKEILNHLPAYVIKLFSEENLGYARGNNLGIVHKTGKRTDYHLILNNDLILDDEDFVKKLVHGMIMHPEVAASSPLVDTVAVDEPLEEQIQVRRILSADQMFKLSVPLFTPFIKKLTRYFLYRDQMPFVNKYIHCDSINGAAFIIDAKFIEQYGSLDEGTFLYYEEVILGRKILEANKKCLLNGYTSVKHLQGVSTNSNAKNINRKMEVYKYQSALYYLKKYENIGMFKSSVFVILNEISILLKKLLK, from the coding sequence ATGAATAATAATCCAGCCGTCAGGATTGTAATTTTAAATTACAATGAAAGTTCTTACACCATAGATCTTGTAAAGCAATTGGAAAAGCAGACTTATCCATCTCTTGAAGTCGTGGTGGTGGATAATGCAAGCAGAACGCAGGAAAAAGAAATCCTAAACCATCTGCCTGCATATGTAATTAAGCTGTTTTCTGAAGAAAATTTGGGATATGCACGCGGAAATAATTTAGGCATAGTTCATAAAACTGGAAAAAGGACGGACTATCATCTCATTCTAAACAATGATCTGATTCTAGATGATGAAGATTTTGTCAAAAAATTGGTTCATGGGATGATAATGCATCCGGAAGTTGCTGCATCGTCGCCGCTAGTTGATACTGTTGCAGTCGATGAGCCCCTGGAAGAACAGATTCAGGTACGCCGGATCTTATCTGCAGATCAAATGTTTAAACTTTCCGTACCGCTATTTACCCCTTTTATTAAAAAACTTACCCGCTATTTTCTTTACCGCGATCAAATGCCGTTTGTAAATAAATATATTCATTGTGATTCTATAAATGGCGCAGCATTCATTATAGATGCAAAATTTATAGAGCAATATGGCAGTTTAGATGAAGGCACTTTCCTGTATTATGAAGAAGTAATTTTAGGCAGAAAGATTCTGGAGGCGAACAAAAAATGTCTACTGAACGGTTATACATCAGTAAAGCACCTGCAAGGTGTTTCTACCAATTCCAATGCTAAAAATATTAACCGGAAGATGGAAGTATACAAGTACCAAAGTGCTTTGTATTATTTGAAAAAATATGAAAATATAGGAATGTTTAAAAGTTCAGTTTTTGTAATTTTAAATGAGATATCAATTCTACTGAAAAAACTCTTAAAGTAA